Genomic window (Streptomyces sp. NBC_01431):
AACTGCTCGCCACCTGCTCGTACGGCGGCCGGTCATCGTCCGGGTCCAGGGGTTCAGGCGTGAACGTCATGCCTCCGATGCTACGGCCTCTTTTCTCGATTAGGGCAGCCAAGATAGTCAGGTGTTGACGTGACTAGCCAGGATGGCTACGTTGTTCTTATCCGAACCGGGCTAGCCAGGTTGGTCAGGTCGATTCGGGTTGTGCTGGCTTGGGATTGCTCGTTTCGAAGGCGGCTTTGGCCGCGCGCGCTGCGGGCCCTGCGCTGGTCGTTCCTTGACAACTGAATGGGGATCACGCCGCCTCTCCTCGGCCAAGTAGGCGGCCACGCGGGTCTCTCGCGTGACGTATAGCGCTACCCCAACCCTCCGCAGCCTGCTGCGGGCCGGTTGCCTCCTCTGCCCGTCCGGGCGCCCTGCGGGGCGGTCGTACGGGCGGGGTTGAGGGGAGCCGGAACATCCCCTTCGTTTCCTTGGAGTCCCCATGGCTGCTGTTGAGATCGTTTCGTTCGGCTACCTGCACGACGCCGCACCGTCGGCGCACCTGACGATCGACCTGCGTCACCACTTCCGCGATCCGCACGTGTCGCCTGAGCTGCGCTACATGACGGCCGACGACGAGCCGGTACGCGCCGCCGTGCTGGGCACGTCCGGCATCACGGACCTGGTGGAGGCCACGGCTACGGCGGTTGCCGCCTTCGCTTCGGGCCCGAGCGCCGGAG
Coding sequences:
- a CDS encoding RapZ C-terminal domain-containing protein; this translates as MAAVEIVSFGYLHDAAPSAHLTIDLRHHFRDPHVSPELRYMTADDEPVRAAVLGTSGITDLVEATATAVAAFASGPSAGAVTVADGCAGGRHRAPTFAHALAERLRAEGHQVTVTHRDMHRPVVQR